A part of Setaria viridis chromosome 8, Setaria_viridis_v4.0, whole genome shotgun sequence genomic DNA contains:
- the LOC140220226 gene encoding uncharacterized protein, which produces MGQNLKWSVELAVHDITFIPRTSIKSQILYDFVAEWIEIQTPAPKEELEYLSMYFDGSLKIEGGSAGILFISPKGDVLKYVLQIMFRVSHNAAEYKAALHGLCITISLGIKHLLIRGDSVLMINQLNKNWSRTRDKMDASCAEIRKMEGKFYGLEFHHVIRDKNMAADALAKMGSTRSEVPPRVFIQDLIKPSIKNPKEEVMGVTV; this is translated from the coding sequence aTGGGACAGAACTTGAAGTGGTCCGTAGAGCTGGCTGTACACGACATCACCTTCATCCCTCGAACATCCATCAAGTCCCAGATTCTATATGACTTTGTGGCTGAGTGGATAGAGATCCAGACGCCCGCCCCGAAAGAGGAGCTCGAATACTTGtccatgtacttcgatggatccctTAAGATCGAGGGTGGTAGTGCAGGAATCTTGTTCATCTCCCCTAAAGGGGACGTGCTCAAGTATGTCCTACAGATAATGTTTCGGGTGTCGCACAATGCTGCAGAGTATAAAGCGGCCCTCCACGGGCTGTGCATCACGATTTCACTCGGGATCAAGCACCTTCTCATCAGAGGAGACTCGGTGCTCATGATCAACCAACTAAACAAGAACTGGTCAAGAACCAGAGACAAGATGGATGCCTCTTGTGCAGAAATACGGAAGATGGAAGGAAAGTTCTACGGGCTAGAATTCCACCACGTTATCCGTGACAAGAACATGGCAGCTGACGCACTGGCCAAGATGGGGTCCACTCGGTCGGAGGTGCCACCTAGGGTTTTCATCCAGGACCTTATAAAACCCTCGATAAAGAACCCCAAGGAGGAAGTCATGGGTGTCACAGTCTGA